From one Helicobacter sp. 12S02232-10 genomic stretch:
- a CDS encoding HD domain-containing phosphohydrolase, translated as MRLVNIIFKDKNQLQAELKRHHIQPESKEKYFIQIFGPLGREMSEYLIDILNEILPGCEILLASSSYQLFEFKALSEICLGISCFSHSSVKTAYFSNTLSEEQIATRIISELVTPKTKLLIIFIEFFSVSGETLLNEIYRLAPDLIVCGGKAAVGNHIKASRTLIGNTAGVYLNGIVCATIDSDILNVQNSHIFGWRPIGLSLKVTKAVQNIVYEINDTPIKEVYTHYLGENILSDLTKTGWNFPLIFEDSQGNMIARVLDKVCDDGGISFLGIVPEGAYVKFSFGILENIKEDLVLEDANRPKNLEAIYMYSCVGRIAFLGLKGINELLDVFTHTDLACGFFTYGEIYHFGSSNAILNLTNTRIMLSENTFEFKTNEDCLEIERSEESMILNALTHLSQVTSRELDITTSSLKSYKELIIEAMQYIEVDHNLNIANVNKKMLEVSGYTKEQQIGKNIADFLDKETTHYTLTEVIPKLKKDGIWSGKMNHIRADGSLYYVNVFVKAIFDNNHNVLSYIVGEIDRTDEEMRQKRLENDVKFLQYSDEEKQSLLNQYESLIDRSQILFRLDLNRNFIYTNSAFLEVFGFESKDVLGRNLYEFLDDTQKEHFLKIGKTLNEKGVYKGIIGWSRTDGRHFYINSMAVYIYDLQGKPMEIMATGIDVTKIIETQKEIESIQKDVIVAMGTICEGKSRETGNHIKRVAEYSRLLARLYGCTPQEQDLIHIASPMHDIGKVGIPDYILNKPGKLTPEEFEIMKTHTTLGADILKDSNRLILKTASEIARSHHEWWAGGGYPNNLKGNQIPLFGRITSLADVFDAISNDRVYKKAWPLPEVIEYIKGLRGKQFQPELVDLFLDHIDEFLVISNRYKD; from the coding sequence TTGCGCTTAGTAAATATTATTTTTAAGGATAAAAATCAACTTCAGGCCGAATTGAAACGTCATCATATCCAACCTGAGAGCAAAGAAAAATATTTTATACAAATTTTTGGACCTTTAGGTCGTGAAATGTCAGAATATTTGATCGACATTTTAAATGAAATCCTGCCAGGTTGTGAAATCTTACTTGCTTCAAGTTCTTATCAATTGTTTGAATTTAAAGCACTTAGCGAAATTTGTTTGGGTATTTCGTGTTTTTCTCATTCGAGCGTGAAAACGGCATATTTTTCCAACACCTTAAGTGAGGAGCAGATAGCTACGCGTATCATTTCTGAGCTTGTAACGCCCAAAACAAAACTTTTGATTATTTTTATTGAATTTTTTAGCGTTTCAGGCGAAACTCTTTTAAATGAAATTTACCGACTTGCCCCTGATTTAATTGTATGTGGGGGAAAGGCGGCTGTGGGAAATCACATAAAGGCGTCCCGCACATTGATTGGGAACACCGCAGGCGTTTATTTGAATGGGATTGTTTGTGCAACGATTGATTCAGATATCTTAAACGTCCAAAACAGTCATATTTTTGGTTGGCGTCCCATTGGTTTGAGTCTGAAGGTTACAAAGGCAGTTCAAAATATTGTCTATGAAATTAATGATACTCCGATTAAAGAAGTCTATACCCATTATCTTGGAGAAAATATTTTAAGCGATCTGACTAAAACAGGTTGGAATTTTCCTCTTATATTTGAAGATTCTCAAGGAAATATGATTGCTAGGGTTTTGGATAAGGTCTGTGATGATGGAGGAATTTCTTTTTTAGGCATCGTTCCTGAAGGTGCGTATGTCAAGTTTTCGTTTGGAATTCTTGAAAATATTAAAGAAGATTTAGTGCTTGAAGATGCTAATCGCCCCAAGAATCTTGAGGCGATTTATATGTATTCGTGCGTGGGAAGAATTGCATTTTTAGGCTTGAAGGGGATCAATGAACTTTTAGACGTCTTTACTCATACAGATCTTGCGTGCGGGTTTTTTACCTATGGTGAGATTTATCATTTTGGAAGTTCTAATGCTATTTTGAACCTTACAAATACTCGTATTATGCTTAGTGAGAATACTTTTGAGTTTAAGACAAATGAGGATTGTTTGGAGATAGAGCGGAGTGAGGAATCAATGATTTTAAATGCACTCACGCATTTGTCTCAGGTTACTTCCAGAGAGCTTGATATCACTACTAGTTCGCTAAAAAGTTATAAAGAATTGATTATTGAAGCAATGCAATATATTGAAGTCGATCATAATTTAAATATTGCCAATGTCAATAAAAAAATGCTTGAGGTTTCAGGCTATACAAAAGAGCAGCAAATAGGAAAAAATATAGCGGATTTTTTAGATAAAGAAACAACGCATTATACCCTTACTGAAGTCATTCCAAAACTCAAAAAAGATGGGATTTGGAGTGGAAAAATGAACCATATCCGAGCAGATGGAAGCTTGTATTATGTGAATGTTTTTGTCAAAGCTATTTTTGATAATAATCATAATGTTTTGTCTTATATCGTGGGAGAAATTGATCGGACAGATGAGGAGATGAGGCAAAAAAGACTTGAAAATGATGTTAAGTTTTTGCAGTATTCTGATGAAGAAAAACAATCTTTACTCAATCAGTATGAAAGTCTCATTGATAGGAGTCAGATTTTATTTCGTCTTGATTTGAATCGTAATTTTATTTATACCAACTCCGCATTTTTGGAAGTTTTTGGTTTTGAATCAAAAGATGTTTTGGGTAGAAATCTTTATGAATTTTTAGATGATACGCAAAAGGAACATTTTTTAAAGATTGGCAAAACATTGAATGAAAAAGGAGTTTATAAGGGCATTATCGGTTGGAGCCGAACTGATGGAAGGCATTTTTATATCAATAGTATGGCCGTTTATATCTATGATCTTCAGGGTAAGCCTATGGAAATTATGGCGACAGGGATAGATGTCACAAAGATTATTGAAACCCAAAAAGAAATAGAAAGTATTCAAAAGGACGTTATCGTTGCGATGGGAACGATTTGTGAGGGAAAAAGCAGAGAAACGGGGAATCATATCAAAAGGGTGGCTGAATATTCTAGACTTCTTGCTAGACTTTATGGCTGCACACCTCAAGAACAGGATCTTATCCATATCGCCTCTCCAATGCACGACATCGGAAAAGTGGGCATTCCTGATTATATTTTAAATAAACCTGGTAAGCTAACTCCTGAAGAATTTGAAATTATGAAGACACACACGACCTTAGGGGCAGATATATTAAAAGACTCTAATCGTTTGATTTTAAAAACTGCCTCTGAGATTGCTAGAAGCCATCACGAATGGTGGGCAGGAGGTGGTTATCCTAATAACTTGAAAGGAAATCAAATCCCTCTTTTTGGGAGAATCACTTCTCTTGCAGATGTGTTTGATGCAATCAGCAATGACAGGGTATATAAAAAGGCTTGGCCTTTGCCTGAAGTGATTGAGTATATCAAAGGACTTAGAGGCAAACAGTTCCAACCTGAATTGGTTGATTTGTTTTTAGATCATATTGATGAGTTTTTAGTCATTAGCAATCGTTATAAGGATTAG
- a CDS encoding LysR family transcriptional regulator: MKIFLRFWIKKENKNFLGKGKIELLEHIKTTGSILKAAKNMRMSYKAAWDSVDSMNHLSREPMVKSISGGKGGGGTALTPEGEEAIAVFKQLERAMGRLEEYFSQSQNLDELEKKITFLEDKLASL, translated from the coding sequence ATGAAAATCTTTTTGCGTTTTTGGATAAAAAAAGAAAATAAAAATTTTCTAGGAAAAGGTAAAATAGAGCTGCTTGAACACATTAAAACGACGGGATCGATTTTAAAGGCGGCGAAAAATATGCGAATGAGCTACAAAGCAGCTTGGGATAGCGTGGATAGTATGAATCATCTCTCTAGGGAACCTATGGTTAAAAGTATCAGCGGAGGCAAAGGTGGAGGGGGCACGGCACTTACCCCTGAGGGTGAGGAGGCAATTGCTGTTTTCAAACAACTTGAAAGAGCGATGGGGAGATTGGAAGAATATTTCAGCCAAAGCCAAAATTTAGATGAATTGGAAAAAAAAATCACTTTTTTAGAAGACAAGCTAGCATCTTTATAG
- the modA gene encoding molybdate ABC transporter substrate-binding protein, which translates to MRKLFFLCVLFVVASFGREINVAAAANLAHTLQEIQKEFLNTHPQDKINISYSSSGKAYAQISQGAPIDLFVSADREFPHKLYEEGKTPQEERIYAQGVLVLWSANPKIKITSLEMLADKNIVHIAIPNPKLAPYGRAAKESLEKTRLEGKIKSKLINAVSISQAHQFVASGNAQAGFGALSLIDKKDKNISYIIVDKSLYSPIDQALVLTNYGKDNELAKEFEAFILSPNAKAIFKKFGYIVNE; encoded by the coding sequence ATGAGAAAGTTATTTTTTTTATGTGTTTTATTTGTGGTTGCATCATTTGGTAGAGAGATCAATGTGGCTGCTGCTGCTAATCTTGCTCATACGCTTCAAGAGATTCAAAAAGAGTTTTTAAATACCCATCCTCAAGATAAAATTAATATCAGCTATTCTTCATCTGGCAAGGCTTATGCTCAAATTTCTCAAGGAGCACCTATTGACTTGTTTGTCTCAGCTGATAGGGAATTTCCCCATAAGCTTTATGAAGAGGGAAAAACCCCTCAAGAAGAAAGGATTTATGCTCAAGGTGTTTTAGTGCTTTGGAGTGCAAATCCTAAAATCAAGATCACTTCGCTTGAGATGCTTGCAGATAAAAATATTGTTCATATAGCCATTCCAAATCCTAAGCTTGCACCTTATGGAAGAGCGGCCAAAGAAAGTTTAGAAAAAACCCGCCTTGAAGGGAAGATAAAATCAAAACTCATCAATGCCGTATCAATTTCTCAAGCCCATCAATTTGTTGCTAGCGGGAATGCGCAAGCAGGTTTTGGAGCATTGTCTTTGATAGATAAAAAAGATAAAAATATCAGTTATATTATCGTGGATAAATCCCTTTATTCTCCTATTGATCAGGCTTTAGTTCTTACTAATTATGGCAAAGACAATGAGTTGGCAAAGGAGTTTGAAGCTTTTATTTTAAGCCCAAATGCAAAGGCGATATTCAAAAAATTCGGTTATATAGTGAATGAATAA
- the modB gene encoding molybdate ABC transporter permease subunit, with protein MDPEFFQTMRLTFALALVTTLILLPIGIVLGNYLAFGRGVFKTFLETLIWMPLILPPTVLGFYLLLAFSPQYVFGEFLQNILGIKLAFSFWGLVLGSVIFSLPFMVNPVKSGLISLPKSLKEASYTLGKNRFYTLLFVLLPNIKPAILMAMVTTFAHTVGEFGVVMMIGGDIAGETRVASIAIYTQAEATNYTLANQYALSLCLVSFILLFAVIFINRKTGGKGIV; from the coding sequence ATTGATCCAGAGTTTTTTCAAACGATGCGTTTGACTTTTGCCCTAGCTTTAGTCACAACGCTTATTTTATTACCCATAGGGATTGTTTTGGGAAATTATTTGGCATTTGGACGGGGAGTTTTTAAGACTTTTTTGGAAACTTTGATTTGGATGCCCTTGATTTTGCCACCGACTGTCTTAGGATTTTATTTGTTGTTGGCGTTTTCCCCGCAGTATGTTTTCGGAGAATTTTTGCAAAATATTCTTGGTATTAAGCTAGCATTCAGTTTTTGGGGTTTGGTGCTTGGGAGTGTGATTTTTTCTCTACCCTTTATGGTCAATCCTGTTAAAAGTGGGCTTATTTCTCTTCCAAAGTCCTTAAAAGAAGCAAGCTATACCTTAGGAAAAAACAGGTTTTATACCTTGCTGTTTGTTTTGTTGCCTAATATTAAGCCTGCTATTTTGATGGCGATGGTGACGACTTTTGCCCATACGGTCGGGGAGTTTGGCGTGGTGATGATGATTGGAGGGGATATTGCTGGAGAGACTAGAGTGGCTAGTATCGCTATTTACACCCAAGCGGAGGCGACGAATTATACTTTAGCCAATCAGTATGCTTTAAGCCTTTGTTTGGTGAGCTTTATCTTACTTTTTGCAGTGATTTTTATTAATAGAAAAACAGGCGGTAAGGGAATTGTGTGA
- a CDS encoding ATP-binding cassette domain-containing protein, whose amino-acid sequence MIELDFTKTLDGSKGKFALKVSLKLEEGKFFSIFGKSGAGKTTILRILSGLENPDKGKIAIGGRVYFDSYNRINLPVQQRKIGFVFQNYALFPHLNVYENIVFGCRGDKTRIQEVIFLMELEGLCKKKIDSLSGGQAQRVALARALVSSPEILLLDEPLSALDGEMRAKLQEELKHLSRHFGMTTFLVSHDLGEVFRLSDRVICLQNGEIVKIGTPDEVFLNERFSAKLQINGEILKITKNSLVFIVDILINGSVIKIVLDPNEAAGFKVGDSVAVVAKAFNPSIVLL is encoded by the coding sequence GTGATTGAACTTGATTTTACAAAAACGCTTGATGGCAGCAAGGGAAAATTTGCCTTAAAAGTCAGTCTTAAACTTGAAGAAGGGAAGTTTTTCTCGATATTTGGCAAATCTGGGGCAGGAAAAACAACGATTTTACGCATTTTATCGGGATTGGAAAACCCAGATAAGGGAAAAATTGCAATCGGAGGGAGGGTTTATTTTGATTCTTATAATCGTATCAATCTACCCGTCCAACAAAGAAAAATCGGGTTTGTCTTTCAAAACTATGCACTTTTTCCACATTTGAATGTTTATGAAAATATCGTTTTTGGATGCAGGGGTGATAAGACGCGCATTCAAGAGGTGATTTTTTTGATGGAGTTGGAGGGGTTGTGTAAAAAAAAGATTGATTCTCTTTCTGGGGGTCAAGCTCAAAGAGTGGCCTTAGCAAGAGCTTTGGTGAGTTCTCCTGAAATCTTGCTTTTAGATGAACCTTTGAGCGCTCTTGATGGAGAAATGAGGGCAAAGCTTCAAGAAGAACTGAAACATTTGAGCAGGCATTTTGGTATGACAACTTTTTTGGTCAGTCACGATTTGGGGGAGGTTTTTAGACTTTCTGATCGAGTTATTTGCTTGCAGAATGGGGAGATTGTAAAAATCGGCACGCCTGATGAGGTGTTTTTAAACGAACGCTTCAGTGCCAAACTCCAAATCAATGGTGAAATCCTTAAAATCACAAAAAACTCTTTAGTGTTTATCGTTGATATTTTAATAAATGGTTCAGTGATTAAAATCGTTTTAGACCCCAATGAGGCTGCAGGGTTCAAAGTTGGCGATTCTGTGGCAGTTGTTGCAAAAGCGTTTAATCCTTCAATTGTTTTGTTGTAA
- a CDS encoding outer membrane protein transport protein, with translation MKRVLWLALLSSFVFGNGFKIQEQSTNGTALSSAYVAGARGADASYYNPANMGFSNDWGENKSEFEIATSLITIPGFKFDVPTTNQGLYSSTTLKFDDSVIGKLASGIMNAPINLYHSSPDSQIVSGSTGDTNFILPKFFYKSRTHNGFTFGASFVAPSGLAMNWAGKGGEFLQDVFIMMIEFAPSVSYTIGDRFSVGFAPRVLYAMGSFNNVVYVPLDKSGAGISLSKDQVMNLTDDQLNALIPKDNPLINLVLGACKVFGCTIKSLMGSLASETTNLFGTAKVYQKSDGKALSTGYRVSASLKVFDHGMFSVVYNSPVKFDMKGNLSATTYIGGAIGNVLTTGDLNIAVTMPEILTLAYAQTFFKDRLRVEGVYERTFWSRGSKFLVTPDFANATYTGLSGMVANQNVFNSNTLKNMVGLADFAGVMNMGAGWRDTNTYRLGVTYKGKSLRLMGSLAYDEAPSPQDKIGIPDSDGYMVGVGAKYNFRGFDLGLAYSVTFKDNRRSMYQSDGLGQLKIATMSLGYRW, from the coding sequence ATGAAAAGAGTTTTATGGTTGGCGTTATTGTCTTCTTTTGTTTTTGGAAATGGATTTAAAATCCAAGAGCAAAGCACTAATGGCACAGCACTCAGTTCTGCTTATGTGGCAGGTGCTAGAGGGGCGGATGCAAGTTATTATAACCCAGCAAATATGGGCTTTAGTAATGACTGGGGGGAAAATAAAAGCGAGTTTGAAATCGCCACTTCCCTCATCACTATCCCAGGATTTAAGTTTGATGTACCCACGACCAATCAGGGACTATATTCTAGTACGACATTAAAATTTGATGATAGTGTCATAGGAAAATTAGCATCTGGCATAATGAATGCACCTATAAACCTTTATCATTCCTCACCCGACTCTCAGATTGTATCAGGTTCAACGGGCGATACGAATTTTATTTTGCCGAAGTTTTTTTATAAATCCCGCACACATAATGGCTTTACTTTCGGGGCGAGTTTTGTAGCACCTTCAGGCTTGGCGATGAATTGGGCGGGCAAAGGTGGGGAGTTTTTGCAAGATGTATTCATTATGATGATTGAGTTTGCTCCAAGTGTGAGCTATACGATTGGGGATCGATTTTCGGTAGGTTTTGCCCCACGGGTTCTCTATGCGATGGGAAGCTTTAATAATGTCGTGTATGTGCCGTTGGATAAGAGTGGGGCTGGAATTTCTCTAAGTAAAGACCAAGTGATGAATTTGACTGATGATCAATTGAATGCATTGATACCTAAAGACAATCCATTGATAAATCTTGTGTTGGGTGCTTGCAAAGTATTTGGTTGTACAATCAAATCTTTGATGGGGTCTCTTGCTTCAGAAACCACTAATCTCTTTGGAACTGCTAAGGTTTATCAAAAATCTGATGGGAAAGCTTTATCGACAGGATATCGCGTATCTGCTTCTTTGAAGGTATTTGATCACGGAATGTTTTCGGTGGTGTATAATTCTCCTGTCAAATTCGATATGAAAGGAAATTTGTCTGCGACAACCTATATTGGGGGAGCTATTGGAAATGTCTTGACGACGGGGGATCTTAATATCGCTGTTACGATGCCTGAGATCTTAACGCTTGCATATGCTCAAACGTTTTTCAAGGATCGTTTGCGGGTCGAGGGTGTATATGAAAGGACATTTTGGAGTCGGGGGAGTAAGTTTTTAGTAACCCCTGACTTTGCCAATGCTACTTATACTGGGCTTAGTGGGATGGTGGCAAATCAAAATGTTTTTAACAGTAATACCTTAAAAAATATGGTCGGGTTGGCTGATTTTGCAGGGGTGATGAATATGGGAGCGGGTTGGAGAGATACCAACACATATCGATTGGGTGTTACCTATAAGGGCAAAAGCTTGCGCTTGATGGGATCTTTGGCTTATGATGAGGCACCTAGCCCACAAGATAAAATCGGTATTCCCGATTCTGATGGGTATATGGTCGGTGTGGGTGCTAAATATAATTTCAGGGGTTTTGATTTAGGATTGGCATATTCAGTAACTTTTAAGGACAATAGGCGCAGTATGTATCAATCTGATGGTCTTGGGCAACTCAAAATTGCTACGATGAGTTTAGGCTATCGCTGGTGA
- the pseB gene encoding UDP-N-acetylglucosamine 4,6-dehydratase (inverting), which produces MIDGKTILITGGTGSFGKKFVQTALQNHNPKKIIVYSRDELKQCEMARIFDDKRMRYFIGDVRDKERLQSAFRDVDICIHAAALKHVPIAEYNPMECIKTNIYGASNVIDVALECGVGHILALSTDKAANPINLYGATKLCSDKLFVSANNIKGLSKSKFSVVRYGNVVGSRGSVIPFFKRLIHQGAKEIPVTDEKMTRFWITLEDGVRFVLDSLERMHGGEIFVPKIASMKIVDLARALAPNIPVKIIGIRPGEKLHEVMIPKDDSHLALEFDDFFILTPAISFQTPIDYTKTLKNECGKRVKEGFEYSSNGNDKWLEAQDILTMSANITI; this is translated from the coding sequence ATGATTGATGGGAAGACAATTTTAATTACGGGTGGAACGGGAAGTTTTGGAAAAAAATTCGTTCAAACGGCGTTACAAAATCATAACCCTAAAAAAATCATTGTCTATAGTCGCGATGAACTCAAACAATGCGAAATGGCACGGATTTTTGATGATAAAAGAATGCGTTATTTTATTGGGGATGTTAGGGATAAAGAAAGACTTCAAAGCGCTTTTAGGGATGTAGATATTTGCATTCACGCCGCAGCGCTTAAGCACGTGCCTATCGCTGAATACAATCCGATGGAATGTATCAAAACCAATATTTATGGGGCAAGCAATGTGATTGATGTTGCTCTTGAATGCGGGGTTGGGCATATTTTGGCATTGAGTACAGATAAGGCTGCCAATCCTATTAATCTCTATGGGGCAACCAAACTTTGTTCTGATAAGCTTTTTGTAAGTGCAAATAATATCAAAGGACTCTCTAAGTCTAAATTCAGCGTGGTGCGTTATGGAAACGTGGTCGGGAGCAGGGGGAGTGTAATCCCTTTTTTTAAACGCTTGATTCATCAGGGGGCAAAAGAGATTCCTGTTACTGATGAAAAGATGACGCGTTTTTGGATCACACTTGAAGATGGTGTGAGATTTGTGCTCGATAGTTTGGAGAGAATGCACGGGGGAGAGATTTTTGTCCCCAAGATTGCAAGTATGAAGATTGTAGATTTGGCAAGAGCGCTTGCCCCAAATATTCCTGTCAAAATCATCGGAATTCGTCCGGGTGAAAAATTGCACGAGGTGATGATCCCTAAAGATGATTCGCATTTAGCATTAGAATTTGATGATTTTTTTATCTTGACTCCTGCGATTAGTTTTCAAACCCCGATTGATTATACCAAAACGCTTAAAAATGAATGCGGGAAAAGAGTAAAAGAGGGATTTGAATATAGCAGTAACGGCAATGACAAATGGCTAGAAGCTCAAGATATTTTGACAATGAGTGCAAATATAACTATTTAG
- the coaBC gene encoding bifunctional phosphopantothenoylcysteine decarboxylase/phosphopantothenate--cysteine ligase CoaBC encodes MARSSRYFDNECKYNYLASLFVDGGNMQDSILSGLEFIKGKNILLLVSASIAAYKTPDLGNTFKKLGANVRVVMSEEAKKFVTPLCFEAILHTKVLHADTESWIETKDELSCNHIAYAKWADIAIVAPASANTLAKIAWGIADNLVLSTLLACKAPKMVAPAMNTAMFESPQTRHCLKYLKDYGFGIIEPRVGLLACDTYGKGAMSEIEEIIFEACKRLVSNDFWQDKEVIITGGGSVENIDSVRYLSNHSSGLQASFLAIALYLLGAKVVLIASSFPIILPLGVKRFEVTDSASYLKTIKENIPQKERVFLFMAGAISDYVPKKRFESKLKKENIGENWNIECVKNIDILKELCFPNLIKIGFKAECDEARAIQSAQKMLQDIHDGGKGCKVVCLNIIGKHNPFGSSNNEMMFFSKTATHHATLKDKLSISFEITDFVQRLLC; translated from the coding sequence ATGGCTAGAAGCTCAAGATATTTTGACAATGAGTGCAAATATAACTATTTAGCGTCACTCTTTGTCGATGGGGGAAATATGCAAGATTCTATTTTATCAGGGCTTGAGTTTATAAAAGGTAAAAATATCTTACTTTTGGTAAGTGCTTCGATTGCTGCTTATAAGACGCCTGATCTTGGAAATACATTTAAAAAGCTTGGCGCGAATGTGCGCGTTGTGATGAGTGAAGAGGCAAAGAAATTTGTAACCCCTTTGTGTTTTGAGGCGATTTTGCATACAAAGGTTTTGCACGCAGACACTGAGAGTTGGATTGAAACAAAAGATGAGCTTTCCTGCAACCATATCGCTTATGCCAAGTGGGCAGACATTGCTATTGTAGCACCTGCAAGTGCAAATACTTTAGCAAAAATAGCTTGGGGGATTGCAGATAATTTGGTTTTAAGCACGCTTTTGGCGTGTAAAGCTCCTAAAATGGTCGCTCCAGCGATGAATACGGCTATGTTTGAATCACCTCAAACACGCCATTGTTTAAAATATTTGAAAGATTATGGATTTGGTATTATTGAACCCCGAGTTGGTTTGCTTGCTTGCGATACTTATGGAAAAGGTGCGATGAGTGAGATTGAAGAAATCATTTTTGAGGCGTGCAAGCGATTGGTTTCAAATGATTTTTGGCAAGATAAGGAAGTGATTATCACAGGCGGGGGAAGCGTGGAAAATATTGATTCGGTACGCTATCTTTCTAATCATTCCAGCGGACTGCAGGCAAGCTTTTTGGCGATAGCTCTTTATTTGCTTGGAGCAAAAGTTGTTTTGATCGCTTCATCTTTTCCTATCATCTTGCCATTAGGAGTGAAGCGTTTTGAAGTCACAGATAGTGCGTCTTATCTCAAAACGATCAAAGAAAATATTCCACAAAAAGAAAGGGTATTTTTGTTTATGGCTGGAGCGATTAGTGATTATGTCCCTAAGAAGCGTTTTGAAAGCAAACTGAAAAAAGAAAATATTGGGGAGAATTGGAATATAGAATGCGTTAAAAATATTGATATTCTCAAAGAGCTTTGTTTTCCTAATCTTATTAAAATTGGCTTTAAGGCTGAATGCGATGAGGCAAGAGCTATCCAGTCAGCTCAAAAAATGCTGCAAGATATTCACGATGGGGGTAAAGGGTGTAAAGTGGTGTGTTTAAACATCATTGGGAAACACAATCCGTTTGGTTCTTCAAATAATGAAATGATGTTTTTTTCTAAAACTGCCACACACCACGCCACTCTCAAAGATAAACTTAGCATAAGTTTTGAAATTACAGATTTTGTCCAAAGGCTTTTATGTTAG
- a CDS encoding DUF493 domain-containing protein, with the protein MENNNIQILQGKPEITYPCEWEYRIIGENEDKIKEAVFEIMPRPYTLETKNKSSKGRFVSFHAKIITNTEEERNEIYTKLSAHPEIKMVI; encoded by the coding sequence ATGGAAAATAACAATATTCAAATACTGCAAGGAAAACCCGAAATTACCTATCCTTGTGAATGGGAATACCGAATTATCGGTGAAAACGAAGACAAAATCAAAGAAGCAGTCTTTGAAATAATGCCAAGACCCTACACTTTGGAAACAAAAAATAAATCCTCCAAAGGTAGATTTGTCAGTTTCCACGCCAAAATCATCACAAACACCGAAGAAGAGCGCAATGAGATCTATACTAAACTCTCCGCCCACCCTGAAATCAAGATGGTAATCTAA
- a CDS encoding YbgC/FadM family acyl-CoA thioesterase: protein MKIRVYYEDTDCGGIVYHTAYIRYCERARSEAFFAAETDPQTNTGGFVVRSLNADFIDSAMLGDIIEVRNKPLKIKNVSILLQQEIYKIFDNTNKSPCNTKIFQMIVKLGYIDFTTHHPSVIPKKFLEIINGK from the coding sequence ATGAAAATCAGAGTCTATTACGAAGATACCGATTGCGGAGGAATTGTCTATCATACCGCTTATATCAGATACTGCGAACGTGCTAGAAGTGAAGCATTTTTCGCTGCAGAAACAGATCCGCAAACAAATACGGGCGGATTTGTCGTGCGTTCTTTAAATGCCGATTTTATAGATAGTGCAATGCTAGGTGATATCATAGAAGTAAGAAATAAGCCACTTAAAATAAAAAATGTCTCCATCTTGCTCCAACAAGAAATTTATAAAATATTTGATAACACAAATAAAAGTCCTTGTAACACTAAAATATTCCAAATGATTGTAAAATTAGGCTATATTGATTTCACAACCCATCACCCAAGCGTGATACCAAAAAAATTCTTGGAGATTATCAATGGAAAATAA